The following nucleotide sequence is from Micromonospora sp. WMMD1120.
CGTTGGCCCCCTCGCAGGACCGGCTCGCCACCGACGGCCTGCGCTATCTCCGGGAGACCCTCGGGTAGCGCCCACCCACCGCCCACCACGCCTCCTGCCCGCCCGCCGAGGCGTTTCGCCCCCCTGCCCTCCGCACGTCAGGAGCACCGTCCCGTGTCCTCTTCCCCTCCGCTGCGCCGGCTGCTGGCCGGCGCCGCCGCGACGGCGATGACCGCAGTGGTCGCCGTGACCGTCGCGGCCTCCCCGGCCGCCGCCGCGACCACCACCCTCTACGCGTCGCCCACCGGCACCGGCACCGGTTGCTCGGCCAGCCAGCCGTGTTCGCTGACCGCCGCCCAGGCCGCGGTGCGCGCCCAGAACAGCGCGATGTCCGGTGACATCGTGGTGGAGTTGGCCAACGGCACCTACCGGCTGTCGGCGCCGCTGCGGTTCACCGCCGCCGACTCCGGCACCAACGGGTACCAGGTGATCTGGCGGGCGGCCGCCTCCGCCCGTCCGATCATCACCGGCGCCCGTGCGGTCACCGGCTGGTCGCAGGTCGACGCCGGCCGCAACATCTGGCGTGCGAACGTCGGCGCCGGGCTCGACTCCCGTCAGCTCTACGTCAACGGCGCGGTCGCCACCCGGGCGCGGACGGCGGTGAACCGTGCCGACTTCACCTTCACCACCAGCGGCATGCGGTTCAGCAACAGCGCGCTGAGCTACCTCAACAACCTCGGCAACCAGAACCGCGTCGAGGTGGAGAGCGTCGGCTCCTTCACCGACCGGTACTCGCCGGTGCAGAGCATCAGCGGGAACTTCCTGACCATGCAGCAGCCCGCGTGGAACAACAACACCTTCGGGTTCGACACCCTCTCCAGCCCGCACCGCGCCGGCCCGTTCTACCTGACCAACGCGTACGAGTTCCTGGACTCGCCGGGAGAGTGGTACCTCAACCCGAGCAACGGCCAGCTCAACTACATCCCGCTGTCGGGGCAGAACATGGGTTCCGTCAGCGTCGAGCTGCCCCAGCTGCAGTCGCTGGTGAACGTCGGCGGCACGTACGACTCGCCGGCGCACCACATCTCGTTCAGCGGCATCACCTTCACCGGCACCAGCTGGCTCGGCCCCAGCAGCAGCAACGGCTTCGCCGACCAGCAGACCGGCGCGCACATCACCGGCACCTGGTCGCGGCCGTCCGACGCGCTGACCTCGTGCCAGGCCGGCTGCCCCCAGTTCGAGGCCACCCGACCGAACTGGAACCAGATGCCCGCCGCCGTGCAGGTCTCGGCCGCCAACACCATCACCTTCAGCGACTCGCAGTTCGTCAACCTCGGGCAGACGGCGATCGGCATCGGCAACGACGCCAACGCCCACGCCAGCGGTGTCGGACTGGGCGCCAGCAACATCACCGTCACCCGCTCGGAGATCGCCCGTAACTCCGCCGGCGGCATCGTGGTGGGCGGCGTCCGCGCCGACGCCCACCACCCGAGCGACCAGCGGATGGTCAACCGCAACATCACCATCAGCAACAACCGGGTGCACGACCTCGGCCTGGAGTACCGGGGTGTGGTCTCGATCCTGACCACCTACGTGAGCACCGCGCTGGTGTCGCACAACGAGGTCTACAACATGCCGTACACCGGTCTGTCGGTCGGCTACGGCTGGGGCGCCAACGACGCGGGCGGCAGCCAGCACTACGCGAACCGGGGCCTGTACAACTACCAGCCGCGGTACACGACGGCGACCACCGCGTCGAACAACCAGGTGATCGGCAACTACGTGCACGACGTCATGCAGCAGATGACCGACGGCGGCTGCATCTACACGTTGTCGGCGAACCCGGGCGGCACCATCAACGAGAACTACTGCCTGCGGACCAACGGCTGGTTCGGGCTCTACTTCGACGAGGGGTCGCGTTACTACACCGCCCGCAACAACGTCTTCTCGAACACCGGCACCTGGGCGACCGCCAACTACTGGTACGCCGAGAACAT
It contains:
- a CDS encoding ricin-type beta-trefoil lectin domain protein, translated to MTAVVAVTVAASPAAAATTTLYASPTGTGTGCSASQPCSLTAAQAAVRAQNSAMSGDIVVELANGTYRLSAPLRFTAADSGTNGYQVIWRAAASARPIITGARAVTGWSQVDAGRNIWRANVGAGLDSRQLYVNGAVATRARTAVNRADFTFTTSGMRFSNSALSYLNNLGNQNRVEVESVGSFTDRYSPVQSISGNFLTMQQPAWNNNTFGFDTLSSPHRAGPFYLTNAYEFLDSPGEWYLNPSNGQLNYIPLSGQNMGSVSVELPQLQSLVNVGGTYDSPAHHISFSGITFTGTSWLGPSSSNGFADQQTGAHITGTWSRPSDALTSCQAGCPQFEATRPNWNQMPAAVQVSAANTITFSDSQFVNLGQTAIGIGNDANAHASGVGLGASNITVTRSEIARNSAGGIVVGGVRADAHHPSDQRMVNRNITISNNRVHDLGLEYRGVVSILTTYVSTALVSHNEVYNMPYTGLSVGYGWGANDAGGSQHYANRGLYNYQPRYTTATTASNNQVIGNYVHDVMQQMTDGGCIYTLSANPGGTINENYCLRTNGWFGLYFDEGSRYYTARNNVFSNTGTWATANYWYAENMGNFTVTNNWATNNSTNVTNGDRGNVVNNNVTVTGGWPSGAQTVINAAGVQSGGSTNPQNVQIVGVQSGRCAEIGGSVTTNGTQAQLWDCISGATNQRWTHTASRQLMVYGTKCLDASGQGTSNGTQVVIWDCNGGANQQWNLNANGTITGVQSGLCLDANGAATANGTKLILWSCNGGTNQQWQVRS